The sequence GCGTTGCGGATCACCTGCCGTGAGTACTCGCGGAATTCCGGCGCAAGAGCCTCCTTGAACGCCACCGCCTTCGCCGCAATCACGTGCATCAAGGGTCCACCCTGCACCCCGGGAAAGACATTGGCGTCGATGAGCTCCGAAATCATCCGCAGACGGCCCTTGGGATTCCGGATACCCATGTCGTTTTCCTCATCCCGGCCCAGAAGGATCATCCCCCCACGCGGGCCGCGGAGAGTCTTGTGGGTGGTGGTGGTCACGGCGTGGCAGTGGGGCAGAGGGTTATTCAGAAGCCCGCTGGCGATCAGACCCGCCGGGTGGGCGATGTCGGCCACAAGCTTCGCCCCCACCCGGTCGGCAATCTGCCGGAAGGCGGCGTAGTCGATATCGCGGGAGTAGGCACTGGCCCCCGTCATGATCAGCTTGGGTTTCTCGCGCTCGGCCAGCTCCGCCACCTCATCCATGTTGATCCGGCCGGTCTCTCGATCCACCCCGTAAAACACCACGCGAAAGAAGCGGCCGGAGAAGTTCACCGGGCTCCCATGGGTGAGGTGTCCTCCATGGGACAGGTTCATGCCCATGATGGTGTCGCCAGGGCGCAGGAAGGTGAAGTAGACCGCCATGTTGGCCTGGGAACCGCAGTGAGGCTGCACATTGGCGTGAACCGCGCCGAATAGCTTCTTCGCCCGCTCCCGCGCCAGTTCCTCGGCGATGTCGACAAACTGGCAGCCTCCGTAGTAGCGGTGCGAGGGATACCCCTCAGCGTACTTATTGGTCATCACCTGCCCAAGCGCCTGCAGGACGGCGAGGCTGACATGATTCTCCGAGGCGATCAGCTCGAGGGTATCGTTCTGGCGGCGGATCTCCCCAACAATAGCCTCGTAGATTTCCGGGTCAACCCTGCGGAGCTCCTCCACCGAAGTCCTCCCCACCCCTTAGGGTTCCGTACGGTCCAGCTCAGCGATCTTTTGGACCCGGCGGGCGTGCCTTCCCCCCTCGAACGGAGTCGACAACCACGTGTCCACGATCTCGAAGGCCAGGAGCTCGCCGAGGAGCTTGCCGCCAAGAGCCAGCACGTTGGCGTCGTTGTGCTGCCGGGAGAGGCGTGCGGTCGTCACCGAATCGCACAGGGCCGCGCGAATCCCCCGGATCTTATTGGCCACGATGGACATGCCGATCCCCGTGGCGCACACGAGGATCCCTGCTGCACATTCCCCCCGCGCCACGGCGCGCGCACACTGGGAACCGAAGTCCGGGTAGTCGGTCCGTTCCGTACTGTGCGCCCCGAAGTCCTTTACCTGAAAGCCCGCCGCGAGCAGGTGCTCCCGAAGCTTCTCCTTCAGCTCGTAGCCCGCGTGGTCGCACGCCAGCCCAATCGGCTTCCCTTTGTCGATCCAGGTCTGCGCCACCATCAGAGACTTACCGGTAGATCCAGGAGTAGCAGTCCAGCCGAGCCTCCTTCTCGTTCGGATGGAAGAAATAGTCTTCCTTGGTGGGGATCAGCTGTTGTAGATAGTTGATCATCCTCTGCGCGTAGTCGGACCACGCTGGGTCCTGTTTGGCTTTCTGGAATTCGTCGTAGGCAAGTTTGTAGACCAGCTTGTCGTCGAACTTGATGTCCCGGCCGGAGGAGCACTGGTCGGCCGCAGCCTGATAGATTTCTCCCCTGGCCACGTAGGCCATCCCGAAATTCGGATCGATCTGCAGGGCCCGGTTCGCGTACGTTCGCGCCTTCGCAAACTGCCCCAGCTCCTTGTAGGCGAGGGCGATCTCGCAAAGGGCTCGGGTGTTCCGGGCGTCCTTCTGCAGCACGCGCTCGAAGTACTGGATGGCCTTCGGGTACTGCTGAAGCTCGCTGTAGCAGTCCCCGACGTACATCATCGCCTCGACGTCGTCCGGATTGAGCTGGTGGAGGCGAAGGAATTTCTCGAGGGCCTTCTCGAAGTCCTGTCGGTCGTAGTACGCCTTGCCCAGATCGTAGAGGAGGCGCGCGTTCTGCGGATCAGCCTCCAGTGCCCGTTCCATGGCGTTCAGCGCTTCATCCGTGCGCCCCGTGGACTTGTACAGCTGGGCCAAGGCCTTGCGGGTTGTCTCGTCGCTGGGGTCCAACTCCAGAACCTTTTCATAGGCCCGGATCGCCTCGTGCAGCTGATTGTTCCGAACGTACAGGTTACCGAGGATCCGGTAGTCATCCACAGTGCCCGAGTCGACCGTCACCGCCTTCTCGTAGTGTTCGATCGCCTCGGGAATCTGTTCCCGCCCCATGTAGAGATAACCCAGATTGCGGTGAAGCGGCTGGCTGGTGGGAAACACCTGAAGCCCAAGGCGGTACACCACCTCAGCGCTGTCCAGCATTCCTAGCCGAAAGTAACAGTCCGCGAGATACCGGAAGGGCAGGTCCTTGAACACGCGCGTGGTGTCCAAACCGATTACATCCCAAAAGGGTTTGATACTGCGGTCGTAGAGTTTGTTCTTGTAGTTCTCGTAGGCCGTGCTCCAGGCCTTGTTTCGTTCGAACTCCCATACCCGGCGCAGCGAATCCAGGCGCGCCTTCTCCTGCTCGGGTGTGACCACGCTTTGCTGCTGCGCCGTAGGAGCGCAACCGTACTCCGCCAGCCCAATCGCGAGCAGAATCGCCAATGCGATTTCCGGCATCCAACCGGACAAGACCTTGCCTCTTCGCCCTGACACCTTAGCCCACCTCCGTCTTGGCGTGTACCGGGCCCGCTCCCAACTCTCTCGTCGCCGCGGAACCGCTTCGAGCTACAACCCTCAAGGCCCCGAAAATTTTAGCGTAAGTCCGGACAAAAAGCAAGCGTAATTTGGTCCTTGTCGTCTCCCACCACCACAGGTGGCCCCGCTACTGGCCGCGGACAAACCACTTCTCCGCTCCCACAAAGGTCACCCCGAACCGCAGGAACGTCTCTTGTACGGGATACTCATCTCGATTGCCCCTTCGTCCGTACTCAAAGGCAAGGTCGAGGCGACCCCGCGACTCCGGCAGCGGGAACCCGAAGCCGGCCGTCACTGCGTGTTCCGTGAGGTGCCTGTCCGCCGTAGGACTGAAAGCCCAGACCCGGCGGTACACACCCAATCGGAGCACGGTTTTCTTCCAAAGCGCGGAATACTGGCCAGCTTTGGGAGTGAACTGAAGCCCTGCCGACAGGTGGCTCCAGCTTTTCGCCCCCTCGCCCGCGCCGCCGTACAGCTGCCATCCGCTCCAGTCCTGACGCAAGAAGTCCAGCACCAGAAGCCAACTCTCTCCCAACGACAGAGCCTGCCCTACGCCCCAAATGGCCGGGTAATCTGTCTTCAGCTGACGTACGGTGTCCGAGGAGACGTAGCGGGACTCTCCCCTCCTCTCCCCTTGCAGCCGAGCCCTTGTTTGGTAGAAGCCGCCTACGTACAGGCGGCGCAGAGGATTGACCATGATCCCCAAGGCTGCAGCCGTCCCCCGCACGTGTAGCGAGTACTGGTCCTCACTGGAACGAAAGTCAGCCCGCTCGAAGTCCACACGCCACGAGTCGTCCAGCTTGCCGTAAAGGAGGCGGAGACCCGCACCCACACTCCACCTCCGTCCAAACAGGTGAGACAGGTCAAGGGCAAGGGCCTGCACGCCGCCGCGACCCTCCCTGATCTGCCGAAACCCGACTTCCGCTTCACCCGCGAAGGAATAACTACGGAAGCTGCCCGAACCGCGGAGCCGATAGGTACGGAGTGTGACGGGACGGAACCCGGCCGCCAATGCCCAGCTTCCAGCCACCGGTACGTGAAAATCGAAGGCAACGGGCATGCTGTAGTTGTGGCGTCCCGACGCCTGTCGGGTCTGCAGGCCCGTGCTCTCGTAGAGAAACGTTCCCGAAACGCACGTCAGGGGAAACGGTACCGAGGCAGCAGGGTTGAACGGGTTGACGCTCAGGCCCTCGGGCAGGGCAATCCCCCCTCCTCCGAGGGCACGAAACTGAGCGCCGGAAAGGACAGCGTTCTCCCCGAGTCCGAAAACCGAGTACAGCGACCCGGCCCGACCTCCTGAGACCCCCATCGACCCTAACACCACCAAGGCCAGCAACCCCATCCGCAGCCAGAGTCGAGGTGTTCTCACGCTCCTTCGCAACGGTGCCTCCCCTGCCTCAATCCAGGAACCCCTCTTCGAGAAATTCGCGGTCACGGAGTCGTACCTGGCGGCACGGTGTAGGTGATGATGAGCCGCGGGCCCGAGGCCGATTCCGACCCTGACGGGACAAACGCCACCCGGCCAACAGCTGCATCTTCACTGGCGATGCGGAGGAGAAAACCGTAGTCCGGCAGGTAACCCGCGACCATAAGCTGGACAACCTGGCTGAACCACTGGATCTGATCCTGAGCGGTCAGTTGGAACAGGCGATCGGAGGGGGTGAGGGTGGCAAAGGCCCGGTAACCGGAGGAATCGAACGACACGTACTCGCCCTCCCAGGGCCACTCCGTCACCCGATGCACCCCAATGGAGAGGGTTGGGTCTTCGAAGCGCGTTTGTTCCGGCACGACACTCCACTCCAGTTGCGCCCGATTGATGGACGCGCCCCGCGGTACCCGCGAAAGGTCGAACTTGAGGAGGATTCGATCCACGTCCTGGCCCGTCAGGGTGTAGGCCACTTCGGTTGGCAGATCGTCTCGGTGGGCCACGAAGACGTCGGCACTGGGATAGGTCTCCGCCGAGTCCAGCTTGCCGCCCTTCGTGTATTTAAGCCACAGGGTCGGCGCTACGTTCAGGTTGGCCACGTCAATGGCGTAGAGCCGGAACAGCACCTCTTCTCCGCCTTCCGCCTGCAACACGAATCCCCTATTGGCCGAGGCGTTCCAGGTCCAATCCGTGACGGCGGCCGTATCGAGACGCATTACCACGGCCAGCGAATCGCGCGTGCTCCAGACCGTGTCGCCCAGCACTCGAGAGAAATCCACCTGCGGGGCGTTTTCCCACGTCACTTCTTTCTCCTTCCACTCCCCGACGACCGCGTAGGCTCGTACGCGGACCTCGCCGGAGCCGTATCGAGCAGGCATTCGAAACCGCAGCTCAGCTCGGTGAACGTAAGCCGACTCGGGCAGGGCATCGAACAGCATAAAGGTGCGCGTTTCGAGTCCCTGGTAGCGTCCGACAAATAGGTAGTACCCGAGCCCGAAATTGATCGACGGCCGGATCTGACGAATTTCGGTGGGAGAAAGAACGATCTCGTGAAGGCTGCCGACCACGCTTTCGCCGCCGAAACCGGCCTCCAGGGGCAGATCCTTGGATCTCTGGCAGGCGTGCACCGTCAAGAGCGCCGCAAGAATAGGTACCGTTGGAAGAACCCGCGCTACTGGATGTCTCTTCATCGTCCGTTCCTTCTGGTGCTGGCGTTCTCCGCGCCGCGTCTACTCCTCCTGATGAACCACACGCCCCTTCTTGATAACCCAGCGCGGGCGCAGAGAGCCGAGGTAGTAGAAGAGCTCCCGATAGTCCGGTGTTGGCCAGACCACGATGTCGGCCGTTTTGCCCTCCTCCAGGGTCCCCAGTTCACCTTGCCGACCGAGAGCCCAGGCCCCGCCGACCGTGATGGCCGCCATGGCTTCGGCGGGACTGAGTCCCTGTTTGAGGCAGGCGAGGCTGCCTGCAAACGGGAGAAAGAAAATCGGTGAGCTTCCCGGGTTAAAGTCTGTGGCCACGGCAAGGGGCATACCGAGTTCGATCATCTTCCGGGCGGGCGCGAACCGGGACTTATTCAGGAAGAAAGTCGCCCCTGGCAGGTCCACGGGCACCACCCTGGCGGACGCCAGAAGCTCCAGATCCTCCACGGTGCAGTGGTCCAGATGGTCGGCCGACACAGCTCCCACCTTCGCAGCCACGCGTGAGCCCCCGCTCCGGGAAAGCTGCTCCGCGTGAATCTTGGCCTTGAGTCCGTGTTCGCTGGCAGAGGCCAGGATTCTTTCGGCCTCGAGGGGCGTGAAGAATCCCTCGTCACAAAAGACGTCGCAGAACTCGGCCAACCC is a genomic window of candidate division KSB1 bacterium containing:
- a CDS encoding serine hydroxymethyltransferase, whose protein sequence is MEELRRVDPEIYEAIVGEIRRQNDTLELIASENHVSLAVLQALGQVMTNKYAEGYPSHRYYGGCQFVDIAEELARERAKKLFGAVHANVQPHCGSQANMAVYFTFLRPGDTIMGMNLSHGGHLTHGSPVNFSGRFFRVVFYGVDRETGRINMDEVAELAEREKPKLIMTGASAYSRDIDYAAFRQIADRVGAKLVADIAHPAGLIASGLLNNPLPHCHAVTTTTHKTLRGPRGGMILLGRDEENDMGIRNPKGRLRMISELIDANVFPGVQGGPLMHVIAAKAVAFKEALAPEFREYSRQVIRNAQTLARRLMDYGYHIVSGGTDNHLMLVDLRNKGLTGRDAEKALEKAGITVNKNMVPFDEQSPFVTSGIRIGTPAVTTRGMKEPQMELIADLIHEVLTHIEDERRILAVREKVRALTAEFPLYPLPS
- the rpiB gene encoding ribose 5-phosphate isomerase B; the protein is MVAQTWIDKGKPIGLACDHAGYELKEKLREHLLAAGFQVKDFGAHSTERTDYPDFGSQCARAVARGECAAGILVCATGIGMSIVANKIRGIRAALCDSVTTARLSRQHNDANVLALGGKLLGELLAFEIVDTWLSTPFEGGRHARRVQKIAELDRTEP
- a CDS encoding tetratricopeptide repeat protein, giving the protein MSGRRGKVLSGWMPEIALAILLAIGLAEYGCAPTAQQQSVVTPEQEKARLDSLRRVWEFERNKAWSTAYENYKNKLYDRSIKPFWDVIGLDTTRVFKDLPFRYLADCYFRLGMLDSAEVVYRLGLQVFPTSQPLHRNLGYLYMGREQIPEAIEHYEKAVTVDSGTVDDYRILGNLYVRNNQLHEAIRAYEKVLELDPSDETTRKALAQLYKSTGRTDEALNAMERALEADPQNARLLYDLGKAYYDRQDFEKALEKFLRLHQLNPDDVEAMMYVGDCYSELQQYPKAIQYFERVLQKDARNTRALCEIALAYKELGQFAKARTYANRALQIDPNFGMAYVARGEIYQAAADQCSSGRDIKFDDKLVYKLAYDEFQKAKQDPAWSDYAQRMINYLQQLIPTKEDYFFHPNEKEARLDCYSWIYR
- a CDS encoding DNRLRE domain-containing protein, translating into MKRHPVARVLPTVPILAALLTVHACQRSKDLPLEAGFGGESVVGSLHEIVLSPTEIRQIRPSINFGLGYYLFVGRYQGLETRTFMLFDALPESAYVHRAELRFRMPARYGSGEVRVRAYAVVGEWKEKEVTWENAPQVDFSRVLGDTVWSTRDSLAVVMRLDTAAVTDWTWNASANRGFVLQAEGGEEVLFRLYAIDVANLNVAPTLWLKYTKGGKLDSAETYPSADVFVAHRDDLPTEVAYTLTGQDVDRILLKFDLSRVPRGASINRAQLEWSVVPEQTRFEDPTLSIGVHRVTEWPWEGEYVSFDSSGYRAFATLTPSDRLFQLTAQDQIQWFSQVVQLMVAGYLPDYGFLLRIASEDAAVGRVAFVPSGSESASGPRLIITYTVPPGTTP